The window aaaatacttgaaaacatcattcaaaccgatgtggcattggcaacacacagcTCAAGAAgtcgacaaatagcctatacggaATTCCATCCGCTGAAAATGTacatctttcataaaaatacccatcagggaatgttaacggggtctctctctctctctcatcaatccagtgttgattggtcagtaggcggtgcttttacaccggttgatctctgatctccaacttaacctgctcccgaccaggttaggtaatcagcataagttaccacggtgacaagtgatccaccttcgtggtacacaaaaccctgggttgaacctgaagttacctcgttaacgccaaatcttgcttcgtagtacaggcctcaggtcttATTCACTGTTGTGAACAGAGTGGTACATTTCTACCAAAGTTAAGGAGGCAATAATCTTTCTGTTGCATCATTTATGTGAAGCATTCAGACACGTCAATGGCTGGATGATTGGATTATTAGTCATAGAGGTTAGTGACCAACTACCAATCATAATGCAAAGATCAATAGCCATTTGAAGTAATTTGATGTTTTAGATTGCCAGTTGAGTTAGTTAAGTAAGTTTTTAGTACTGTAAGCAGTAGCCAATGATTGGTTAGTTTGCTTGGTGGACGTGCTTTACACTTGAACATTCGAGTCCCTGGTAAAAACGCCAGCTAGGAGCGGCCCTAATGTCCTGTGGTCTAACGGACGTCCTCTGGGTGTCGACGTGTCCAGTTTCACCCGTAACATGTTGGAAGCAGTGGAGTAGTAGGAGAGCTGAAGGCAGAACTCAGGATTGTTTTCTGGACGCAGTGGGGCTTCACTCCCCCTTGAACTGAGGACGCCTCTTCTCCTTGAATGCAGCCAAACCCTCCAATCGATCTTTAGTTGGTATCAccttaaaaacaacacaaatgtgTTAGTCATAAGAAAAGATGCACGTCTTTATCTGAAGCCTATCTCCCTTAACTTCTTTCCTGAGGGAGAACCTGCAACCTTAGgggtttctaatattttgtacACTCATAAGGGTAgactacattttaaaaacacctCTTAGGATAACAtaatacaattcaacagcacaAATTGCAGTctctaaaatataaataaagttgaatcaacacctctccaAAAGACTTGGataaaaaactgaacattaggCCCCCGATGAAGGGAATACAGCTGTTATATTATTGGTTCCTTCTCACACATGTGCACATGAGTGACCCAGTCCTGCCAACGGTTTGTCTACACACCTCACATAGTTAAAGAAGCACGTCAGCagggcagcagcagcttcagtccTCCGTGTGCGTCTACACAGGATGTGTTCAGGTACAGTATTTAGAGTAGGTCACTTGTGTCTTGGCAGCACTCGGAACAGAATGTGGCACTCCATAGACGCCTGGCCCTTATccccaattttttttataagaatTTGTCTTAGAACTTGTTACTCATATTCTGATGAGATTTAAATATtagtgattttaatattcaccTCAACCTCAAGTTAAAACACCGCGCCTTGATTCAGGATCTCTAAATAATTATCCACACACTAACCTTCCATTCTTTTCAAAAGTACTGGAAAGACTGGTGGCTCAACAACTGTCAGTCCATATATGAAATAGTAATTCTTTTTAACCTTTTCAGTCTGCTTTCAGGGCCTGACGCTCCAGAGAAACTGCGCTTACTAAAATTGTAAATGACCTTAACCTTAATATGGATTCAGATTCCACCTTGGTGCTTCTACTACTGGATCTCAGTGCAGCTTGTATTCACTATTGATCACTATACTCCTGGACCTATTGAAAAACAAATTTGGCATCTCTGGCCTGGCTATTGCATTGTTACACTCTTACCtatacagtgtttcctttaaaatacaacatcaatattttttatatgaaaTCTGGAGTAGCTCAGGGCTCTGTTCTCGGTCCCCTGCTTTTCTCTTTATATTTCACCTCTTGGCCAAATTATACGCAGTCGTGGAATTAAATTTCACTGCTACACTGATGATATTCATCTGCATGTGCCTATAAAGGCAGGTGATCACtcataaattattaaattagaGGCCGGCTTGTCTGCTGTACAAAACCCACCTTGCCAACTGGTTGTTTTCCTAACAATCTAAAAGCAGCTAGAGTATCCTCTTTTAAAGAAATCCACCCTCAACCCTTCTGATGATAAGAATTACAGACCTGTCTCACTTCTTCTGCGTCTTTCTAAAACCCTCAAAAATCCACCAGAACAACCTTCTTGACTCCCACCAGTCTGGTGTGAAGGCAGTCCACTCAAATGAGACTGCCCTCTTTGCTGTCACAAAGGAACTCCACACTACTAGAGCagcctccctcctctctgtcgTCGCCCTGCCGGACCTTTCAGCAGCCATTGACACAGTAAACCACCAGATCCTCTCTCCACCCTTCAAGATCTGGAGTCTATGGTTCTGCACTCTTCCTGTTCACATCCTACCTCAAGGACAATCACATGGCTTTTCCTACCACAACTATGCTGATAACACTCAACTAAGTCGGTCTTTCCCCCCCGTTTGAAACCCATGTGACAACACAAATCTCGGTGTCTGGCTGACATCTCTCAGTGGATATCTGCACACTACCTGAAGCTCGAGCTCGACAAGGCTGCTCTTCCTTTCAGTCCGTGACCTCTCCATTACCATCGAGAACTTTCTGGGTGTGACACTGGATGACAAGTTGATGTACTTGCATGATTCTTATACGTATAATATGTGAACACTCAAGTCAAAATTACTTGAAATGTTGCTCCTCCCATTCTGCTGACATGCCATGAATGCAGTACAAGTCTTAGCTAGGCTAACCTGATAAAATGCCAACCAAATGAATATTTCATACAGCaggttaaataattgttaattgcaGTTTAATTACTCACCTGGGCATAGCATGCTTCTTCAATTGCCAGACCAGTAGATAAATCCACCTGATGGAGAATGTGGCATCGCTTAGTGAATGTTCACAATGCAGCAGAAAATGTCTAATTCTCTTGTGTCTCAGTCCTGATGATTTCTAATGAAAAACCATGACATAAATGCCGGTGCACGTAACAGTTTCTCTGATACACAACATGACGGGTTTCCATAAGAATGAGAGGTGTTTCATTGTTCCTGTGTATCCAAGTCCCTGCAGGAGCAGGTGGGAGTAACTCCTGTACGATTTAGGATTTTCTAATTGCTGTGGCTTCATTTTCACTACAGAGCTTCAATTTGAAAAACTGTTTATGCGAAGAGCCAAACTGCCTCACTAAGTTCTTACCTTTAAAGACAAAAGGCTATACTTAGATACTAAATGCAAAGTCATTTATCACATGCTCCACTTAGCACTGAACACAGCCTCATTTTGTGCTCATTTGTTATACTAAACATACAGATCACAAAGTGAATTCAATGTGTGTTTGCAACCTGAGGGGTGGTCTACAAAGCTGGTTGGACAGAGCTGGGTTTTGGTTGTGTACTGGCTCCACAAAGCCTGAAGCCCAGGTCAGAGATAATGGGTACCATGAAGGTATTTATAAACTTGCTCTGTTAACCAAGTTTTCTTCATCAGGCTCTGTGCGCGTTCTCATAAGAGGGGCGTTTGGTATCATTTGACTCTTCTATCGCACAAAATGGATAGATCGCATAATGCCTACTTCCgcctataataaaatattacatCAAAAAGTACAACGGTTCGCTGTAtcacttaaaggggtgatagaatgattatatagggtatttcacactgttccttaaggtctcctaatagggtatgtaacattggttgggctgaaaattgcccgaatgctattttattaggcccttaactaccctgtgaatatggctctatttggaacaagagcttttcttccaaatatggtatgctcatgaatatttagatgagctgcacgctgattggtttgagcgaaccccatagaaacacattggagacgagacagcaggtctcatatttcagacactgcagtATGCTGTTATacattgtctgctatttcgttattaaattcacttctgagacttttttaagcaagaaatcaacaatataaagctcaaatatgggccgtttttttacgaaaattgatggctaattgtaaatttagtaagacgtgtcagactttaggagctccacacagtctgacgaaaaagcagcaacctccatacccagttaaagtcaccggttctcggttactggactgccggggctcggggctccgcggagctgcaagctaggctatgtgtcccatttaatcctatgggaaaagatcgttgctacactttACGACAAACTttcatatatttacagtttgaatgtcgtcacgccacttacataacatgtaccccaaggtcttataaagctaactatggtgtacgatttcaatttaatgcatttttgtgaacattaggggtttcgttagctgctactgtccctccaatcctatgaatcgcggcatatttgacctctacatagttgatttctcgcataaaaaagtctcagaagtgaatttagtaattcaatagcagacctctggagatctgcatgacctagctagatttagaagactaagctgacctcaggtcagtggtgtagcctatgcaaatgttggggcgtgacaaagactattTGATTGATGGAtttgggatgctgacgtcagcttctagctttgttgagatttgcccgttttcagtggcattttcaaaatgtgagatttgcagaggataggggtatcaatgggactttgagcttctatgtatgtcctatttaccctccaaactgtcgttattcaactatgacaaggtaaaatcggttttgcattctatcaccacTTTAAATTGACTATAGAGCGTTGCTGTTTCATAAGGAGTGGATTGGTGAATATGCTTTTTTTGCCAGTTTCAATCAAAATCTCTGAATAAGAACTGGTCGGAACCGGGTTAGGTCTGCAGTTGCCATGGCGATCTAGCCAGGTTAAAAGAGAGCCACCTTTGTAACATGGAAAATTCATGTAAAGGTTGACTTTAAGCCCTTCAAAAATGCATCTTTATAATGTTTTGTTGCGAGAATTGGTTTCAACCAGATGGCCATTTTGGAGTCTGTAGTTGCACttgttgtattggattgcattacaTAGACTGCACAGGTGTGCCCGCTTCCTTTTGGCGCCCATGTTTACCAACTGGGCTGCTCAGACAGGACGCACCGTGGTGCTGTAGTCAATGGTAATTTCCATCATGCTTTGGCTGTACATGACTGGTTTGCAGCTCATCCGGAATCAGCACCTAATTTTCATCCACAACACTCTACATAACTAATCTAATAAATCTTTTCAGCGTGGATGTGGGAGGTGTCTGGCAGGGGTCCATATGAATAGGCAACTCTCCATCAGGCCATTGCTGAGGCATGTGATGACATCACCTCCctgaagagccaggggtggagaAGACACcccaaaatattcaaaatatgttCACAGTTTTGCAAATTTAAACACTGCTGTGAAAACTGAGCCAAAGCAATTGTAAAACACAGTAAAAGCAGACCTGCACTGACGTCTGAGCCTTACCTCTATCCCCTGGTTGATCGCCAGTTTTGCCATCCTTATTGCAATTGGACCCTGTGAAGCCGAGAGACAAAGAGTGCCTTTTTAAAATCAGTTACAAGGCATCACAAACTGCTGTGTGTGATATAAATTGCATTAACAAATTGTTTTGAATAAGTACATTATAATGCAATCATTCAATgccaaaaatgaataaaacctGTTTATTTAGTCATGATATTCATCACCAAATCTCTGTTTTGTTTCCCCCCCAGTGTATCAAAgaggtctgtctgtcagtggaGTGGCCGTGTTACCTGAGGGTTGATCTCGCGGGCGAGCTCCAGAGCCCGCAGGTAGGCAGCGTCTCCACTGTTATTCTGCTCCACAGAATGATTGGCGAGGCCCAGTCGACACGCCTCTGCTCCGTCCACCACCCGAGCAGCAAAGATGAGCTCCTTAGCAAGAGAGACACTTATCACCCTGGGGAGACGCTGAGTCCCACCTGCACACACGTGACGAGAGAAGAGAAACCAGGATGGAACCTCGACCAAAGACACTGAACACACTGCTCCAAGTTCAAATCAGATTAGGCCTGggccggtatgagattctgaccGTATGATAacattcagcaaaaatatcacggtattgcaattacagctttaaaatgtattattttgaaattgtgGGTAGTTTTGTGGgtagaaaaatgttttatttactttactTATTTACATTTCCAttgaacacactgcacactggcagagAGAGGGATTCCTacactgcactttctgtccgtgaccactcataaaaaacagctcataccgcAGGAACAGTATGACGcatgtgattaacaatttttgttaatttattttaacaaaatacaaaaactaaatacaacTCGCAACATGAACACCCCCcttcgtcatcaccacccaaccagaaaaaaagaaatcaagcaaagatgacacagtacctacaatattcaagaccattcaacaaaatagacaataaaccataaaccaaataaacatatgtataaatgacatcatacacgtctctccccagcacaaagcttcttaggagccctccagaaagctattttagtggttttgaaagCATGACTTCAAACcacggtataccttgaaacagGTAACTGATAGACTTTACtgtcccgaaggaaatttgtcttggacacAAAGGGCCCTATCCCGCACCCgccgcagcgcaaagcccgacccaagtgtctttgctagtttaagaccaacgcagttgtcagtttcccgtccagcgcccacgttgtttaaatagcaaatgcacctgctcccatctgtggcccatgggcgtgctggtcttacagggaggtgtgttcaggtgcattctgggcgtgctggtcttacagggaggtgtggtcaggtgcattctgggcgtgctggtcttacagggaggtgtacACTTCAGTtgtatttgtttcgcaacgtgcaCGTAAAAGTATGGCGAGGTATGTTAttgcgttcacattccattccagcagttgttaaactcattgacatcatttcaaacagtcatagcatcagcagtgggaatatctcagtctgcactcagccgtatcacaGCACCAGTACTTAACACTTTGCTACAGCACAATTTAcagtatagtgggcggagaaaggcgctgattacccgatgaactgcaggtttggtaaatacgacgtaagctgatgtatcacagcgtgctctttctgcgggttggccatggtGCTGATAACGCTACTTTCATAAATAcatacgtacatctggcccacaGTCATCCATACTCttttcaaagaggttttaaatgATCTCtttacagggtttctgcaggtttcaccaagtcaaatttaagacaagacctttttaagacccttatgaatgaaatttaggacctacagtatatctcatgacataaaaaaaataaagaaacgtTAGATTTCAGACTCCAGAAAGAATTCCCCGATTTCCTAGTGTCTAGTCACCGTGGAAACACATTGTGAAGCTCTGCAGgagcatttcaatgagcattagaagTAGCGTTGCATAGACGTAGGAAAAGAAAGACCTGTCTAAAactatttaagacctagaacacaatacttcagcaaatgtaagactttttaaggcctaaaagtttgaattagaaatgttagactttttaagaccccacaGAAACTAGAGgggtgaatcttcactgatctcctgaTTCTATTATGATTATCACGTCAGCGATTCAATTcaatatctcgatgcatcacgatgcgtcaaatacatttttctattaaagccatataggatatttaatttgtagcttttcaagcttcaaaaaccaaacattctgcagtgctctaatactaaataaactggatacataaaactacagcactgagcacatggcacttcctgaatgtgcaaaacataacagaaaggcctacattaaattgtaaacagaaataatcgattatggcccggccgattatcgatgaagcatcgtccacgattcgatgcattcatttcaacacctctagcaGAAACCCTGCTTTAACCTGCCGCAGTCCCTTGAAGTGCAGATGTGTTAGACAGCAATAATACTGTCACTGGAGATGATGAGATAAAAAGAATCCAGCCTTACCTGCTCCAGGAATAATCGCAAGTTTGGTCTCAACTAGTCCCATTTTGGCAGTATTGGCTAGAGAGATCAAAGAGCAGTGTTACTACTTAGACATAAATACAACAATCACTACTAGTATAGACGTATTATAtgatacaataaatatatattagatTAATTGATCATTCTTATAAGGTCAAAAACATCATTACTCAACACACAACTACTACAGAAGAACTAAATGGGCTAAAATCATTTAGAATGAGGGAAATCTGAACTGGACTAGTCAAAGTGCTTATGCAGCctctttgtttctgttaataccTACTTTCTACATCTATAATGCCATTTCCAGGAACAGAGGCGGCTTTTAAAACCCAGACTCATCACATGATCACTCGTAATGCATCTGGAAATACAAGTTGTGTGATGCAGTTTGAAGTTTTACTGTATCAAATCTTTtgccttattttgaaaatgattcaACCCAGATGTTCTGTTCTGATTGTTGTCTCATCTGTCTGAACGCTGCAGACAGGTTACACTGATCTGACAGCAACCTGTCAGCATGTTTAGCTGTGATGAAGACTCATGATCATCAGTAGTGTATTAGCTCAGGtggtacacacacacctcattctTTTTAAATCAGTGCGTCAGCATCAGCTGTAACGGCTTCTACTGCTTTGTCAGACTGCTGCTAATAACCATGAACAGTGTTTTGTACATAGACCAGCGGcggcacggtggctcagtggttagcactgttcCATGGCTTTTCTTCAGGTCCtctggtttcctcccaccaccaaaacatgtatgttaaagtgactatatgttaGATGTTTGTGAAgctgtgtaatgttccatctgatgatcataaaagacctgtaacagcaaacgagactaacagtgagaAGAACGCTAGTTTTATGTAgattttattaatgcctctgcccgggtccgatttttcctGCAAAGTTGCAATTTTCGGCAGGTAGACGAcgctacagtcacacattctgacgggtcacagatttctttgtagcaccggaaaagcctgtgcaGCAaagtaaaaggtagcaggagttTTCTTTATATTgacctaattgtattttaatgttattttcgaagttatctgttgtagtgatggctgatactggggcaggaccatcacaggaaagaaggagatTAAACCAAGAACAACtgaaagagaaaagggaaagaCGACGGGCGAAACCGAGTCACACTCGGtcaggctttcaacagatggagacaattagaggattgtaaatgatttaaAACGTCCCCAaatggccctcaggtatgtaatatgtccatttcattcataaaataactttatgtGTGTTGTGGTTGTAGTCAGTAGCAGACATTAAATCACCTTCcagtcccccttccatttagcgccaacgttttattccttttagtccgtgttggtgttggcctactattttctttttgtccccctgtaacgttacctgtgtaaagcgtccgtgggtttcatgaaatgtgctatatgaatctaagttattactacgttggttgctacaataAACTCTTAATGCTCTGGCTCGTGACCCAGTGACACCTGGTTTATCTCACCTGAAACGTAttatcttattgtaaatgaatgattttctgacTCAGCAATACATTCATCACAACTATATGACCTGCTTGTAACACTCACTCAGTAATCTCCAGTgggtaatacagcaccgtaaagagaAGAGCTTtaggacagcaggtgtggtaaaacactaccgctttagTCCAAAGGGGACGCCAGAATCACCACagactgaaagttacatatagacaCTTCAAGCTAGTATTCCTGTCAGTGCCCCCTGACCAATAAAAAGGCACTGGCAAAAATAAATTGACTGGAGTGAGCCTGCCCATGCTCCTATGTATagaatgggttaaatgcagagaagtTTCGTTTCTCTGTGTATGCTTAGAAATTACAATAAAGGCACCTTTAATGTTATCTGTAACCTCGAAAATAAAGTCCACTGAGTCTTACAGGCAATCCTGATGTCACAAGCAAGGGCCATTTCCAAGCCTCCTCCTAAGGCAGCTCCATCAATGGCAGCAATCGTTGGTACCGGCAGGTTACCTGTCAAAGAAAAGACAACAAGGTACCCGTCAAGAGACATCAGACAACTATTCAACTTCAAATCCAACTCcattggtggaacatgtatttACTTCACTTCTGACAAAGCCATGCACAAAGTTCCCCCCTGCTTCTGGGCTATGGGCCATATAATTAGCCAGAGACACTTCGTAACCCTAACTCCTTTCACTAAGGTGTTACTATGGACAAATTACAGCACTTTCTGAAAATCAACTCACTTGTGCCTTTTGGACAATTAAGAAATCTGGTTTCAAACTTGCAAACTCCTACTTGTACTTGCTTTACATTACTGTACTTTCTTTTGTATCCATATTATcctaactttttttaatcaaatgttaTACTTTTGAGTTTTATTGTCTATCATCTTTCTTGTGATGGTGtattcttttctgtgttgttctgttgttgtttttgtacattactcgatgtcattgtaaatgagggCCGCCCCGATATGATCTCTCGAGTTATATTTCAATCAAATATCCGTCCAAACCATCTCTAAGTGAAgctcacattacacattacatccTCACATAATCAACGGTGATGTGTTCCCAGCTTTTGACAGGGAGAAGATACCGCCCTCCAGTGATTATGACATTAGCACTGAAGTACATTACAATTACTTAACTAGTATATAATTACATTAGTCAGCAGAAAATGAAACCTTATTGGGCTGCCCTGACTCGTGCTGGCTTGTGTCATTAATGAAAGTTTCAAGATTcaaacttttttcttcttcactatTCCAAAGTAATGATAACAGCAAAATAACATGAGATCTGTAAACAAACATCActatcacaaacattattaaatAAAGTGATGCATGAACATGCATCCCTGTCACATTCAGGTccaggggtctccaacaagtagcTGGCGAGCAGGTTTCCAGTAGCTCGCCAACAGGTTGAAAAactgagacacaaaatgaccaccATATTAAAAGTGAGGTAGCTGACTTTGTGGGCCATAGACATGTAAAGTGGTTATTTTTTCAGGTCAGAATATTTTCAGAGATGTAGCTAACTATCTGGGAtaaaagaagtgtaaaatagTCATGAACCTTGACGTGAAGTTAAGATTTTTCATAAGCTTTGGGTATTACAATTTCATCAAACAGTAGCTTCATTTAgcttatgtgtgtttttttaggtAGCCCTTAGATGAAGAAAGGTTGGAGACCCCTGTTCAAGTCCATATATGAACAGTCActgaactagggctgggtacccaaCTCAATACTTTGTAGGCgccgaccaaattgcctctaaGGTATAGAGTATCGAAAAATGACTCATCATTCaaaacccaatttcaatacctaaggagtaaatctcatcagcgtcagtgagccaatcagcatgcagcatgcttctaccaagatctaatgtctgattggctgtctaacattacacgtcagagacacgcaggaagaaCTCTcagttacacagagacggctcaTGTAGTCGGAGCTGAGACATAAAAAGAGTTGtaccgtaatgtgtaatgttgtcattactttttgttaaaatggattttacaaaattgttatTGAAAAAAGgattgtttaggaaccggtatcaaagtcccgGTGTTGGTATCGGTATGGATTgttttttaacgatacccagccccaCACTGAACATTCTT is drawn from Sander vitreus isolate 19-12246 chromosome 16, sanVit1, whole genome shotgun sequence and contains these coding sequences:
- the auh gene encoding methylglutaconyl-CoA hydratase, mitochondrial isoform X2 translates to MVLSMAVLVGHRALLQAFRVKATGHDSVCRLAAAFSCSRQYAFPGKVSPSSRLNGPGAGTRHYSSDPKEDLRVRYLDGEDAGIVVVGINRPKAKNAISKNLVKMMIEAVEDIKKNNKVRSVILCSLVPGIFCAGNLPVPTIAAIDGAALGGGLEMALACDIRIASNTAKMGLVETKLAIIPGAGGTQRLPRVISVSLAKELIFAARVVDGAEACRLGLANHSVEQNNSGDAAYLRALELAREINPQGPIAIRMAKLAINQGIEVDLSTGLAIEEACYAQVIPTKDRLEGLAAFKEKRRPQFKGE
- the auh gene encoding methylglutaconyl-CoA hydratase, mitochondrial isoform X1, with the protein product MVLSMAVLVGHRALLQAFRVKATGHDSVCRLAAAFSCSRQYAFPGKVSPSSRLNGPGAGTRHYSSDPKEDLRVRYLDGEDAGIVVVGINRPKAKNAISKNLVKMMIEAVEDIKKNNKVRSVILCSLVPGIFCAGADLKERAKMHQSEVGPFVSKARALITELGNLPVPTIAAIDGAALGGGLEMALACDIRIASNTAKMGLVETKLAIIPGAGGTQRLPRVISVSLAKELIFAARVVDGAEACRLGLANHSVEQNNSGDAAYLRALELAREINPQGPIAIRMAKLAINQGIEVDLSTGLAIEEACYAQVIPTKDRLEGLAAFKEKRRPQFKGE
- the auh gene encoding methylglutaconyl-CoA hydratase, mitochondrial isoform X3, which gives rise to MMIEAVEDIKKNNKVRSVILCSLVPGIFCAGADLKERAKMHQSEVGPFVSKARALITELGNLPVPTIAAIDGAALGGGLEMALACDIRIASNTAKMGLVETKLAIIPGAGGTQRLPRVISVSLAKELIFAARVVDGAEACRLGLANHSVEQNNSGDAAYLRALELAREINPQGPIAIRMAKLAINQGIEVDLSTGLAIEEACYAQVIPTKDRLEGLAAFKEKRRPQFKGE